Proteins from a single region of Macrotis lagotis isolate mMagLag1 chromosome 2, bilby.v1.9.chrom.fasta, whole genome shotgun sequence:
- the JPT1 gene encoding jupiter microtubule associated homolog 1 isoform X1, whose translation MASNIFGTPEENQPSWAKSAGAQSSKDNSEPSGLQRRNSSEAGSGDFLGPKGEGDMHENVEADLQIDLGQNEEKSVPAAPVPSPVASAPAPSRRNPPGGKSSLVLG comes from the exons ATGGCATCTAATATTTTTGGAACACCTGAAGAAAATCAACCTTCTTGGGCCAAGTCAGCAG gggCTCAGTCTAGTAAGGATAATTCTGAACCCTCTGGACTCCAAAGAAGAAACTCTTCTGAAGCAGGTTCTGGAGATTTTTTAGGTCCAAAG GGAGAAGGTGATATGCATG AAAATGTGGAGGCAGACTTACAAATTGACCTGGGACAGAATGAAGAGAAATCTGTGCCTGCTGCACCTGTTCCCAGCCCAGTTGCTTCAGCACCAGCACCATCCAGAAGAAATCCACCTGGTGGCAAGTCCAGCTTAGTCCTTGGTTaa
- the JPT1 gene encoding jupiter microtubule associated homolog 1 isoform X2 has product MTTTTTFKGVDPNGRNSSRVLRPPGGGSNFTLGFDEPTEQPVRKNKMASNIFGTPEENQPSWAKSAGAQSSKDNSEPSGLQRRNSSEAGSGDFLGPKGEGDMHENVEADLQIDLGQNEEKSVPAAPVPSPVASAPAPSRRNPPGGKSSLVLG; this is encoded by the exons atgaccaccaccaccacctttaaGGGCGTCGACCCCAACGGCAGGAACAGCTCTCG GGTATTACGCCCTCCAGGTGGTGGGTCTAATTTTACTTTGGGCTTTGATGAGCCTACAGAACAACCTGTGAGAAAGAACAAAATGGCATCTAATATTTTTGGAACACCTGAAGAAAATCAACCTTCTTGGGCCAAGTCAGCAG gggCTCAGTCTAGTAAGGATAATTCTGAACCCTCTGGACTCCAAAGAAGAAACTCTTCTGAAGCAGGTTCTGGAGATTTTTTAGGTCCAAAG GGAGAAGGTGATATGCATG AAAATGTGGAGGCAGACTTACAAATTGACCTGGGACAGAATGAAGAGAAATCTGTGCCTGCTGCACCTGTTCCCAGCCCAGTTGCTTCAGCACCAGCACCATCCAGAAGAAATCCACCTGGTGGCAAGTCCAGCTTAGTCCTTGGTTaa